The following are from one region of the Cytophagales bacterium genome:
- a CDS encoding GxxExxY protein: protein MIEKLLIELKIPYIREHVFNDSGNRVDFLIEDKIILEIKAQRMITKDDYHQIQRYLQSLDKKLGLMVNFHTHYLAPKRIVRIETDIRKKFL from the coding sequence TTGATCGAAAAATTATTGATTGAATTAAAAATTCCATATATCAGAGAACATGTTTTTAATGATTCAGGTAACAGGGTTGATTTTCTAATTGAGGATAAAATAATACTCGAAATAAAAGCTCAAAGAATGATTACAAAAGATGACTATCATCAGATCCAGCGCTATCTTCAATCATTAGATAAAAAGCTTGGTTTGATGGTGAATTTCCATACTCATTACCTGGCACCTAAACGAATCGTTCGCATTGAAACTGACATTAGGAAAAAGTTTTTATGA
- a CDS encoding four helix bundle protein: MMKEYKYDIKEFAKKLEKRTQKFAVQIIRLSVRLPNTPEGKIVRNQLTKAGTSIGANYREVNRTRSNADFWNKIKICETEASETQYWLEIIIDLKWLSREEIKEEYKESSELLTIFTTIANNSRNK, encoded by the coding sequence ATGATGAAAGAATATAAATACGACATAAAAGAATTTGCGAAAAAACTTGAAAAAAGAACTCAAAAGTTTGCTGTACAAATTATCCGCTTATCTGTACGATTGCCCAATACTCCTGAAGGAAAAATTGTAAGAAATCAACTTACAAAAGCAGGAACAAGTATAGGTGCAAATTATCGTGAGGTAAATCGAACCAGAAGCAATGCAGATTTCTGGAATAAAATAAAAATCTGTGAAACTGAAGCAAGTGAAACTCAATATTGGTTAGAAATTATCATTGATTTAAAATGGCTAAGCCGTGAAGAAATTAAAGAAGAATATAAAGAGTCCAGTGAATTACTTACTATTTTTACTACAATTGCTAATAATAGCAGAAATAAATAA
- a CDS encoding adenylosuccinate synthase, with protein MPVDVILGLQWGDEGKGKVVDLLAPRYDIVARFQGGPNAGHTLTHGATKHVLHQIPSGIFHPDVKNLIGNGVVIDPIILKEEIEALDKLNVDVHKNLFISQKTQIILPTHRLLDVTDEKAKGKQKIGSTLKGISPAYQDKTGRSGIRVGDILKSDFKAKYNELVSKHKRTLKVYALKDFKNDLEKSEHDFFNSIQQLKKLNIVESEYFINDALSEGLSVLAEGAQGSMLDIDFGSYPYVTSSNTIVAAACTGLGIAPQKIKKVFGIFKAYCTRVGSGPFPTELFNSDGERIRECGKEFGATTGRPRRCGWLDIPSLKYAIMINGVTELLMMKADVLGGFETVKVCTQYNLKDGTVIDTVPFDLLNEIKSPVYKSFSGWSLNVKGKTLSELKEYDDLPTQIKKYILFLEEYLK; from the coding sequence ATGCCAGTAGATGTAATATTAGGGTTACAATGGGGTGACGAAGGTAAAGGAAAGGTCGTAGATCTTCTTGCACCCAGGTATGATATTGTTGCAAGGTTCCAGGGTGGGCCCAATGCAGGGCATACTTTAACCCATGGCGCTACCAAACATGTGCTGCATCAAATACCTTCCGGCATATTTCATCCTGATGTCAAAAATTTGATCGGAAATGGCGTTGTAATTGACCCTATAATATTAAAAGAAGAAATAGAGGCCCTGGATAAGTTAAATGTTGATGTTCATAAAAATCTATTTATTTCCCAAAAAACCCAGATCATTTTACCTACACACAGATTACTTGATGTTACTGATGAAAAAGCAAAAGGAAAACAAAAGATCGGTTCAACACTAAAAGGCATCAGTCCTGCTTACCAGGATAAAACAGGCCGGTCAGGCATCAGGGTTGGAGATATTTTGAAAAGCGATTTTAAAGCTAAATATAATGAGCTTGTTTCAAAACACAAACGAACACTCAAGGTATATGCACTGAAGGATTTTAAAAATGACCTGGAAAAATCAGAGCATGATTTTTTCAATTCAATCCAACAATTAAAAAAACTCAATATCGTTGAGAGCGAATATTTTATCAACGATGCTCTATCTGAAGGGTTATCTGTTTTAGCCGAAGGTGCACAAGGATCAATGCTTGATATTGATTTCGGCTCCTATCCTTATGTAACTTCGTCAAATACGATAGTTGCTGCTGCATGTACGGGCCTGGGTATCGCGCCTCAAAAGATCAAAAAAGTTTTTGGAATTTTTAAAGCTTACTGCACCCGCGTTGGCAGCGGCCCTTTCCCAACAGAATTATTCAACAGTGATGGCGAGCGCATTAGAGAGTGTGGCAAGGAGTTTGGCGCTACCACAGGAAGGCCAAGAAGGTGCGGATGGCTCGATATTCCCTCGCTAAAATATGCCATCATGATCAATGGCGTTACCGAACTATTGATGATGAAAGCAGACGTGCTGGGTGGATTTGAAACTGTAAAAGTTTGCACACAGTACAATTTAAAAGATGGTACGGTAATTGACACTGTTCCGTTTGACTTGTTAAATGAAATTAAAAGCCCGGTTTACAAAAGTTTCAGTGGATGGTCATTGAACGTGAAGGGTAAAACATTGAGTGAATTAAAAGAATATGATGATCTGCCAACTCAAATAAAGAAATATATTTTATTTTTAGAAGAATATTTAAAA
- a CDS encoding STAS domain-containing protein, whose product MEHKINVKDNILFVTLSGDLLGENIGIDLMDIINDKISESILLCAIDLSGVRYMNSSGIGVLITILTKFRNKGGEVVLINPSEQIKKLLIITKLNAIFNIINNKEEAAKILKK is encoded by the coding sequence ATGGAACACAAAATTAATGTTAAAGACAATATTCTTTTCGTCACTTTATCCGGTGATCTGCTGGGTGAAAATATCGGTATAGATCTGATGGATATTATTAATGATAAGATCAGTGAATCTATCCTGCTTTGTGCTATTGACTTATCCGGGGTCCGGTATATGAATAGCAGCGGGATTGGCGTATTAATTACAATACTGACAAAATTCAGGAACAAAGGAGGTGAGGTTGTGCTGATCAACCCCTCTGAGCAGATCAAAAAATTATTGATCATCACAAAACTTAATGCAATTTTTAATATAATCAATAACAAAGAGGAGGCCGCTAAAATCCTGAAGAAATAA
- a CDS encoding transcriptional repressor yields the protein MVLNNDTYNKVKEIFTQSLEKKRQRKTRERYAILEEIYSRDDHFDIDSLYISMKNKNYQVSRATVYNTLDLLVACDLVTKHQFINMAQYEKSYGYKQHDHLICTECQKVVEFCDPRIQNIRSMIGELLNFKVIDHSLNLYGVCMDEKCGNKKCLK from the coding sequence ATGGTATTAAATAATGACACATATAATAAAGTAAAAGAAATTTTTACTCAATCTTTAGAAAAAAAAAGGCAGAGAAAAACTCGTGAGAGATACGCTATACTGGAAGAGATATATTCCAGAGATGACCATTTTGATATTGACTCGCTATATATCAGTATGAAAAATAAAAATTACCAGGTCAGCAGGGCTACCGTGTATAACACTTTAGATCTACTGGTAGCGTGTGACCTGGTGACAAAACACCAATTCATAAATATGGCCCAGTATGAAAAGTCTTATGGTTACAAGCAGCATGACCACCTGATATGCACTGAATGCCAAAAGGTTGTTGAATTTTGTGATCCCAGAATACAAAACATCCGTTCAATGATTGGTGAGCTGCTAAACTTTAAAGTAATTGATCATTCTTTAAATTTATATGGGGTATGTATGGATGAGAAGTGTGGGAATAAGAAATGCCTAAAATGA